A single genomic interval of Arachis duranensis cultivar V14167 chromosome 7, aradu.V14167.gnm2.J7QH, whole genome shotgun sequence harbors:
- the LOC127739584 gene encoding uncharacterized protein LOC127739584 → MNLPIADEVPLDIQSLDEDEIHHLKLPEMQNKLIRGSFGGWLIVLDIYQCSMYMLNAFTKVRLDLPPISTFPDIIDYNPNNYGFEYTVRYLDYDNRDDYRMSSSLQNRVHVWKVIINSCPSNDNEDFLAVAMYGPRCTLAFYKPNDKRWVDLSRKPSINDVIFFGEKIYAVDEGGQLYEFDTNTKSGPVGGIHEAKPPSDAAVGPYQLKYLVGCANGSLLMLERHFTDLSHSTYKFDIYELKKNAKEWSRLDSLKNYALMIGLNSSVQMLPASLQTKGNQIYFTDNLLEAKWPYRAQYQDIGIFNLDDGSCQILLCEEKFMCPPVWCYSSSFL, encoded by the coding sequence ATGAACTTACCTATTGCTGATGAAGTACCGCTTGATATTCAGTCTCTTGATGAAGACGAGATCCACCATCTCAAGCTACCAGAGATGCAGAACAAATTGATCCGTGGTTCTTTTGGTGGATGGTTGATCGTCCTGGATATATACCAATGTTCGATGTATATGTTAAATGCATTTACAAAGGTCCGTTTAGATCTTCCTCCAATATCAACTTTTCCGGATATAATTGACTACAATCCTAACAATTATGGCTTTGAATATACTGTGCGGTATTTGGATTATGACAATAGGGATGATTACCGGATGTCGAGTAGTTTACAAAATAGAGTCCATGTTTGGAAGGTTATTATAAATTCATGTCCTAGCAATGACAATGAAGATTTTTTGGCAGTGGCCATGTATGGACCTCGTTGTACATTAGCCTTTTACAAACCAAATGACAAGAGATGGGTAGATCTTTCTAGAAAACCGTCGATTAATGATGTCATATTTTTTGGAGAGAAGATATATGCAGTAGACGAAGGTGGCCAGCTATACGAATTTGATACAAACACAAAATCAGGGCCTGTAGGTGGTATTCATGAAGCCAAACCTCCCTCTGATGCTGCGGTGGGTCCTTACCAGCTTAAATATTTGGTTGGGTGTGCTAATGGAAGTTTATTGATGTTGGAGAGACATTTTACGGATCTAAGTCACTCGACTTACAAATTTGATATCTATGAATTAAAGAAGAATGCAAAAGAATGGTCCAGACTAGATAGTTTGAAAAACTACGCACTGATGATTGGACTCAACTCTTCTGTTCAAATGCTGCCTGCAAGTCTTCAAACCAAAGGAAATCAAATCTACTTTACAGATAACCTATTAGAAGCGAAATGGCCGTACCGTGCCCAATATCAAGATATTGGCATCTTCAACTTGGACGATGGAAGTTGTCAAATACTATTATGCGAAGAAAAGTTCATGTGTCCTCCTGTCTGGTGTTATTCTAGCTCATTTCTTtag
- the LOC107496061 gene encoding factor of DNA methylation 3 isoform X2 — MFKVDPQYQIILRKNNAMKNSSLQIAVHEQEKANKNLLRLAANQEQSLREIGTLNQALIVKERKSNDELQDARKVLISGVKDVYSWQYWCEENGGT, encoded by the exons ATGTTCAAAGTAGACCCTCAATACCAGATCATTCTCAGAAAAAAT AATGCAATGAAAAACAGCTCTCTTCAGATTGCTGTTCATGAACAAGAGAAGGCTAATAAAAATCTTTTGAGACTGGCTGCAAATC AGGAACAGTCACTTCGAGAGATAGGGACATTGAACCAAGCACTAATTGTTAAAGAGCGTAAGAGCAACGATGAGCTGCAGGATGCTCGAAAAGTATTGATTAGT GGAGTTAAAGACGTGTACTCGTGGCAATATTGGTGTGAGGAGAATGGGGGAACTTGA
- the LOC107496061 gene encoding factor of DNA methylation 5 isoform X1 — MFKVDPQYQIILRKNCLNTKKFSALKFQAQPKENAMKNSSLQIAVHEQEKANKNLLRLAANQEQSLREIGTLNQALIVKERKSNDELQDARKVLISGVKDVYSWQYWCEENGGT; from the exons ATGTTCAAAGTAGACCCTCAATACCAGATCATTCTCAGAAAAAAT TGCCTTAATACGAAGAAATTTTCTGCCTTGAAGTTTCAAGCACAGCCTAAAGAG AATGCAATGAAAAACAGCTCTCTTCAGATTGCTGTTCATGAACAAGAGAAGGCTAATAAAAATCTTTTGAGACTGGCTGCAAATC AGGAACAGTCACTTCGAGAGATAGGGACATTGAACCAAGCACTAATTGTTAAAGAGCGTAAGAGCAACGATGAGCTGCAGGATGCTCGAAAAGTATTGATTAGT GGAGTTAAAGACGTGTACTCGTGGCAATATTGGTGTGAGGAGAATGGGGGAACTTGA